A region from the Vespula pensylvanica isolate Volc-1 chromosome 9, ASM1446617v1, whole genome shotgun sequence genome encodes:
- the LOC122631673 gene encoding SOSS complex subunit C-like isoform X2: MAFSQPNSRELQNRKILEELQLKKQMLLKQGVAPTLNTSLAVTSTGSASTVPTTQSTDGVAMSASQRAALHNAHAASTGYFVTQDSSFGNLILPVLPRFDTK, encoded by the exons ATGGCTTTTTCACAACCAAATTCAAGAG AATTGCAAAATCGAAAAATCTTAGAAGAGTTACagttaaagaaacaaatgctATTGAAACAAGGTGTTGCGCCGACTTTAAATACATCATTAGCTGTCACTTCTACTGGCTCCGCATCTACTGTG CCTACTACACAATCTACTGATGGAGTAGCAATGAGTGCATCGCAAAGAGCTGCTCTACATAATGCACATGCAGCATCCACAGGTTACTTTGTTACACAAGACTCCTCATTTGGCAATTTAATTTTACCTGTTCTTCCAAGATTTGACACTAAATGA
- the LOC122631667 gene encoding alpha-aminoadipic semialdehyde dehydrogenase encodes MLHLMSKSVYILRRTMTRYLVTDPKYGFLKELGLISENPGLFDGRWGGSGKIIESISPANGKVIAKIREATPQEASNTVTEARKAWPQWVSLPAPTRGEIVRQIGVELRKNLKPLGRLVSLEMGKILPEGIGEVQEFIDICDYAVGLSRMLPGNIFPSERKNHALLEKWNPLGVIGVISAFNFPIAVYGWNAAIAMVCGNTIVWKGAPSTPLVSIATTKIIASVLERNGIPGSVASMITGGSEIGQILVNDQRIPLLSFTGSTAIGKQIALKVQERFGRSLLELGGNNALIIAQDADLEMAIRAAVFSCVGTAGQRCTTTRRLIIHNKIQKEFTERLITAYKSILERIGDPLDDGTLYGPLHSEQAVNEYMIAIQEAKESGGTIEFGGKRVDRPGFYVEPTIISGLSPKTKIIQKETFAPIVYILEANSLEEAIAINNGVEQGLSSSLFTKNIGNVFQWIGPHGSDCGIVNVNIGTSGAEIGGAFGGEKATGGGRESGSDAWKHYMRRATVTINYGNELPLAQGIKFE; translated from the exons ATGTTACACCTAATGTCAAAAAGTGTATATATTCTTAGAAGAACAATGACAAGATATTTGGTAACTGATCCTAAGTATGGATTTTTAAAGGAATTGGGCCTTATCTCTGAAAATCCAGGCTTATTTGATGGACGATGGGGAGGTTCTGGTAaa ATAATTGAATCCATTTCACCAGCTAATGGAAAAGTTATAGCAAAGATTCGAGAAGCTACACCTCAGGAAGCCAGCAACACTGTTACAGAAGCACGAAAAGCGTGGCCTCAATGGGTATCTTTGCCAGCACCTACAAGAGGAGAAATAGTGCGACAAATTGGTGTTgaattgagaaaaaatttgaaacCTTTGGGACGATTAGTATCTTTAGAAATGG GTAAAATACTACCAGAAGGTATTGGAGAAGTACAagaatttatagatatatgtgaTTATGCAGTTGGATTATCTAGAATGTTGCCCGGTAATATTTTTCCATCCGAGAGAAAAAATCATGCATTATTAGAAAAGTGGAATCCATTAGGTGTTATTGGTGTTATATCTGCATTCAATTTTCCAATTGCA gtATATGGTTGGAATGCTGCGATAGCAATGGTGTGTGGAAATACAATTGTTTGGAAAGGGGCACCCAGCACTCCTCTTGTCTCTATTGCAACTACTAAAATCATTGCTAGtgtattagaaagaaatggCATTCCAGGTTCTGTTGCATCCATGATAACAGGTGGATCAGAAATTGGGCAGATTTTAGTGAATGATCAGCG tattccacttctctcttttacgggAAGTACAGCTATTGGAAAGCAAATAGCACTTAAAGTGCAAGAAAGATTTGGAAGATCTTTATTGGAACTTGGCGGTAATAATGCCTTAATAATTGCACAAGATGCTGATCTGGAAATGGCAATTAGAGCTGCAGTTTTTTCATGTGTGGGAACAGCTGGGCAAAGATGTACTACAACAAGAAGATTAAtcattcataataaaatacaaaaggaaTTTACAG AAAGACTCATAACAGCGTATAAGAGTATATTGGAACGTATTGGTGATCCTTTGGATGATGGTACATTATACGGACCACTGCACAGTGAACAAGCTGTTAATGAATATATG ATAGCAATAcaagaagcaaaagagagtGGTGGTACAATAGAATTTGGTGGCAAAAGAGTGGATCGACCTGGCTTTTATGTTGAACCAACAATAATTTCTGGTCTGTCACCTAAAACAAAgattatacaaaaagaaacgtttgcaccaattgtatatattttggaAGCAAACTCATTAGAAGAAGCAATAGCAATTAATAATGGCGTAGAACAAGGTTTAAGTAGTTCTCTCTTTACTAAAAATATAGGAAACGTATTTCAG tGGATTGGACCACATGGTTCAGATTGTGGAATAGTGAATGTCAATATCGGTACCAGTGGTGCTGAAATAGGTGGGGCGTTTGGTGGAGAAAAAGCAACAGGAGGAGGCAGGGAAAGTGGAAGTGATGCTTGGAAACATTACATGAGACGTGCAACTGTTACTATCAATTATGGAAATGAACTTCCTCTTGCTCAGGGTATAAAGTTTGAATAG
- the LOC122631673 gene encoding rRNA N6-adenosine-methyltransferase METTL5-like isoform X1: MTSLQLRKLEEYLQQIDGFDKPKIKLEQYTTSAHIASRMLYTAQSQFDDIEGCAVADFGCGCGVLSLGSQMLGASHVVGFDVDSDALNILYRNCTDLDLFIESIQCDIFQYLPGKFEKYFDTVIMNPPFGTKKNAGTDIKFLEIAIKTASSAVYSLHKTSTRNYVLSKATQLGAKGTVIAELRYDLPRIYKFHKKDSVDIQVDFIRFELNS, from the exons ATGACTAGTCTACAACTTCGAAAGCTTGAAGAATATCTACAGCAGATTGATGGATTTGACAAACCAAAGATAAAACTTGAACAATATACTACCAGTGCACATATTGCTTCACGCATGTTATATACTGCCCAATCCCAATTTGATGATATAGAAGGATGTGCTGTAGCTGATTTTGGATGTGGTTGTGGTGTTTTGTCATTAGGTTCTCAAATGCTTGGTGCAAGTCACGTAGTAGGGTTCGATGTAGATTCTGATGCACTTAATATCTTATATAGAAATTGTACTGATTTGGACTTATTTATTGAATCAATACAATgtgatatatttcaatatttaccaG ggaaatttgaaaaatacttTGATACAGTGATTATGAATCCACCATTTGGAACCAAAAAAAATGCAGGaactgatataaaatttttagaaattgcTATTAAAACAGCTTCCAGTGCTGTGTATTCCTTACATAAAACCAGTACACGAAATTATGTTCTTTCCAAAGCTACACAACTTGGTGCAAAAGGAACAGTAATTGCTGAGTTAAGATATGATTTAcctcgtatatataaatttcataaaaaagattctGTTGATATTCAAGTAGATTTTATACGATTTGAATTAAATTCTTGA
- the LOC122631663 gene encoding protein zwilch homolog, translating into MTVIESLRSILCKDSSIIVNRARLSYIERLFPEFKDYVIIYKKGKKRFNRDVSDVESNDYDIEVTGNPLEYSFGDDKFINSTLIIERYWYQEEESYIPLSRIEACTILNTCLKYLDTDNVIPIFILCDGKDYNKTAILGTIVQKNWLNTIEVTNNEIQALDIVKNDCSQLLLNHHKLSFSQPSNVSVSTLSTYHLFGFRHETLELPESEESCFEGSITLNIMANSILFDPPTRSSKNSLVLEIITGRNNSALANLWHQLLLLNQYLMILDTYKEMNAKSNDKSNSLQYPSDFINPCVKDQDKIMENVNLLLINDYSYRKSCYNKIEEIYIENDENNIKLKQCIEAAFFRPNIDFTDLMWELLMCIPNYTQITECMHKIFQEILTGEYQPQLNVTNNTKFAKILPELSHQKTVTHLLVGCLPLETLVDIGFEKVSNDYKYILMNAGFITFDDIQTKFQKQSEKFDSNFYRKKLINMIQIHICLEFMLLLQKHINCPTDVLQSSLEYVLKEIAFIEFSIEALKDLHKNKVYTLTIPAPNILINEVNKGIPATWRVNLVSESELSKTKTITYFSDMPIFPPNMYYTEHINKVNESFHITTAVISSTMGTHM; encoded by the exons ATGACTGTTATAGAAAGTTTAAGGAGTATTTTGTGTAAAGATTCATCGATAATAGTTAATAGAGCTCGTTTATCATATATTGAACGACTTTTTCCCGAGTTTAAGGATTatgtcattatttataaaaaa GGGAAAAAACGTTTTAATCGTGATGTTAGTGATGTGGAATCAAATGATTATG atATAGAAGTTACTGGTAATCCTTTAGAATATTCATTTGgtgatgataaatttattaatagtactttaataatagaaagatattGGTATCAAGAGGAAGAATCATATATTCCTTTAAGTAGGATTGAAGCATG tacaatattaaatacttGTCTTAAGTATTTGGATACTGATAATGTCATACCAATATTTATACTTTGTGATGGcaaagattataataaaactgCTATACTAGGTACTATTGTTCAGAAAAATTGGCTTAATACAATAGAAGttacaaataatgaaatacaaGCACTTGATATAGTGAAAAATGATTGTTCTCAGCTTTTATTGAATCAtcataaattatcattttcacaGCCATCTAAT gTATCGGTGTCTACTTTGAGTACCTATCATTTATTTGGTTTTAGGCATGAAACATTAGAATTACCAGAAAGTGAAGAATCTTGTTTTGAAGGAAGTATAACACTTAATATAATGGCAAATAGCATATTATTTGATCCTCCTACAAGATCATCCAAAAATAGTTTA GTTCTTGAAATTATTACTGGGAGAAACAATAGTGCTTTGGCGAATTTGTGGCATcagttgttattattaaatcaatatttaatgatattagaTACTTACAAAGAAATGAATGCAAAATCAAATGATAAGTCTAATTCATTGCAATACCCAAGTGATTTTATAAATCCATGTGTAAag GATCAAgataaaataatggaaaatgtGAATCTTCTACTTATCAATGATTATAGCTATAGAAAATCTTGTTATaacaaaatagaagaaatatacattgaaaatgatgaaaataatataaaactaaaGCAATGTATAGAGGCTGCATTTTTTAGACCAAACATAGATTTTACTGATCTCATGTGGGAACTACTTATgt GTATTCCAAATTATACACAAATCACAGAATGTatgcataaaatatttcaagaaattttaacTGGTGAATATCAACCTCag CTAAATGtaacaaataatacaaaatttgcaaaaatattGCCTGAATTATCTCATCAAAAGACAGTTACACATTTACTAGTTGGATGTTTACCATTAGAAACTTTAGTTGATATAGGATTTGAAAAAGTAAGcaacgattataaatatattttaatgaatgcAGGCTTTATCACATTTGATGATatacaaacaaaatttcaaaagcAATCAGAAAAATTTGACTCTAATTTTTAtag AAAGAAACTGATTAATATGATACAAATTCATATTTGTTTGGAATTTATGCTGCTTTTACAGAAACATATAAATTGTCCAACAGATGTTTTACAATCATCATTGGAATATGTCTTGAAAGAAATAGCATTTATAGAATTCTCTATAGAAGCTTTAAAAGATTTACATAAAAACAAAGTATATACTTTAACTATCCCTGCAccaaatattcttattaatgaAGTTAATAAAGG TATTCCTGCAACATGGAGAGTTAATCTTGTTTCTGAATCGGAATTATCAAAAACCAAGACAATTACTTATTTTAGTGATATGCCTATATTTCCTcctaatatgtattatacag agcatataaataaagtaaatgaaTCATTTCACATTACAACAGCTGTGATTTCTTCTACTATGGGTACTCATatgtaa
- the LOC122631668 gene encoding notchless protein homolog 1: MSVNMNKRKLNDEMDNKPTRVLSRFKSDTGEILSGGLLDLPVNITVNKLQAICNALLQHEEPVPLAFYVNNIEITDTLEKNIEKNFSISENVLEIIYQPQAIFKVKAVTRCTGSLEGHKEAVISVAFSPDGKYLASGSGDTTVRFWDIYTQTPYYTCEGHKHWVLCISWSPCGNKLVSACKNGMILQWDPKTGKQVGKTMIGHKMWVTSLSWEPYHRNPDCRYLISASKDCDLRIWDTTFSQTIRVLSGHTRSVTCVKWGGSGLIYSASQDRTIRVWRAEDGILCRTLEGHGHWVNTLALNVDYVLRTGPFQLSNTKDKIENPLEYAKKQYTSVGEEKLVSGSDDFTLFLWKPEKEKKPIARMTGHQQLINDVKFSPDGRIIASASFDKSIKLWDSNTGNYIASLRGHVQAVYSITWSADSRLLLSGSADSTLKVWSMKTKKLYEDLPGHADEVYAVDWSPDGLRVASGGKDKVLKLWQN, from the exons atgtcagtaaatatgaataaaagaaaacttaacGATGAAATGGACAATAAACCTACGAGGGTTTTATCAAGATTTAAATCTGACACTGGAGAAATTCTTTCAGGTGGTTTGTTGGATTTACCAGTTAATATCACGGTAAATAAACTTCAAGCAATTTGTAATGCTTTACTACAACATGAAGAACCAGTGCCACTGGCAttctatgtaaataatatagagaTTACGGatacattagaaaaaaatatagaaaaaaattttagtaTCAGTGAAAATGttcttgaaattatatatcaacCTCAAGCAATTTTTAAAGTTAAAGCCGTAACAAGATGTACTGGATCATTAGaag GGCATAAAGAAGCTGTTATATCAGTTGCTTTTTCACCTGATGGAAAATATTTAGCAAGTGGTTCTGGAGATACTACTGTACGATTTTGGGATATTTATACACAAACTCCATATTACACCTGCGAAGGGCATAAACATTGGGTTTTATGTATTTCCTGGTCACCATGCGGTAATAAATTGGTTTCAGCTTGTAAAAATGGCATGATTTTACAATGGGATCCAAAAACAGGAAAACAAGTTG gCAAAACAATGATTGGACATAAAATGTGGGTAACATCCTTAAGTTGGGAACCTTATCATAGGAATCCAGATTgtagatatttaataagtGCCTCTAAAGATTGTGACTTAAGAATATGGGATACAACATTTAGTCAAACAATACGTGTTCTTTCTGGCCATACAAGAAGTGTTACTTGTGTTAAATGGGGAGGTAGTGGTCTCATATATTCTGCTTCTCAAGATAGGACTATCAGAGTATGGAGAGCTGAAGAT GGAATACTATGCAGAACACTTGAAGGTCATGGTCATTGGGTAAACACATTGGCATTGAATGTAGATTATGTACTTAGGACTGGTCCTTTTCAATTGAGTAATACAAAAGACAAAATTGAGAATCCTTTAGAGTATGCAAAGAAACAATATACTTCAGTAGGTGAAGAAAAGCTTGTTTCTGGTTCAGATGactttacattatttttatggaaaccagaaaaagaaaagaagcctATTG cAAGGATGACAGGTCATCAGCAATTGATAAATGATGTCAAATTCTCACCGGATGGTCGTATAATTGCATCAGCATCTTttgataaatcaataaaactaTGGGATTCAAATACTGGCAATTATATAGCATCATTGAGGGGTCATGTACAAGCTGTTTATTCTATTACATGGAGTGCAGACTCACGTTTACTACTCAGTGGTAGCGCTGATTCAACATTAAAAG TATGGagtatgaaaacaaaaaaattgtacgaGGATTTGCCTGGACATGCTGATGAAGTTTATGCTGTAGATTGGTCTCCTGATGGTCTTCGCGTTGCGTCAGGTGGAAAAGATAAAGTTTTAAAATTATGGCAAAActaa
- the LOC122631661 gene encoding exportin-6, protein MDDDAAALQSLEHLMTEFFSSETTNERKRTIERSFQEFAARIDSWRPCLHFLSSTSNHYVSMFALSTLETTIGRRWPILPWEDRALTRSTLYTLSLEKTVVPFVRNKVVKLVVDIARHDWPHFYPDFYSNILQLLGHKHTRLLGLVYLRTASEELATPREDLPVQRKNELLRLLSAQVPLTLDTLTVLLQETTKLRNRSGTATPPPSPTSGQTIPPTRAVLDVEGLATGTSEVCIATLQVLAHLFSWIALTDHITTNLLDAVFSCARYHDTMNGKQVEMVVQAVTTINELLYRPLCSPNVTERLLLEIFQNGVNLFQLMERLDSIDESYMGKMTEFLQLFVTNHLKRVESCPKFPVNTLLEVLCHHTFQQCSTVNGYLRCLDIWTVLLESTQSQYSAVALALAERVLQKMSFKFNARALRELDTENLDENEETEWQHFLRCNIECLAKVADVSPIPVFTLLYHSWKEGLIVFGELGTAISNNQIILLNDTEASNVHAHLRDLASTTQTLARLYSVFIGDQSAIDQSLAEEVVSQTLDACIFARDNQLYKAALQPATIVLDLIEVHSQLLASLQAWCHWIAKRPEKTKETLCQRCVNSCVWPLTYTTTPCDLPPPFNLVHSATHLFQSITAILRPILWDHTTFRNLISMRTYPSLKPDTIKVLRRALINGIILPTGDGAIRERLIGTMIGSLSEPLGAQGQPVPSDSIILMTIPSLTQLLEDCSSSSTTIKKMLHSNLKPSIDRSLELLPYLIRYHNICEVVLNFLHSVFLVLQQQLGPEFTQTAVQGMLQIYTRENISAGPALDQLLEILILVISAPTSAFKAFIPSVTNLCLGHVWPAVGNDLSAFPDTTIVLLKLFYSILTHQWQYFYNTSVLRTLGHPDEDEPVEHKEELVAILEAFGQALLQPDVNIFRQSLQSLEQLNVRWRLYQRSIFKVHLLERFLMALFTVLFQQSHNLLADEIAAAVHSLASVNIGWFFQHFLPTFLSSCEGVDDMQRATLLDNFDKSTDQPTLTRSVLQLISDLRCYQLCRPG, encoded by the exons atg GATGATGATGCAGCTGCTCTTCAGAGTTTAGAGCATCTTATGACAGAATTTTTTTCGTCAGAAACAACTAATGAACGTAAACGAACAATTGAACGAAGTTTTCAAGAATTTGCAGCACGAATTGACTCTTGGAGACCATgtctacattttttatcatctacAAGTAATCATTATGTTAGCATGTTTGCTTTATCAACGCTGGag acAACTATCGGTAGAAGATGGCCAATTCTTCCTTGGGAGGATAGAGCACTTACACGATCAACTTTATACACCTTGTCATTAGAAAAAACTGTAGTACCATTTGTTAGAAACAAAGTAGTCAAGTTAGTAGTGGATATTGCAAGACATGATTGGCCACATTTTTATCCAGATTTTTACTCCAATATTTTACAG TTGCTAGGTCATAAGCATACAAGATTGTTAGGTTTGGTCTATTTAAGAACTGCTTCTGAAGAATTAGCTACTCCACGAGAGGATTTGCCAGtacaaaggaaaaatgaacTATTAAGATTACTTAGTGCTCAAGTGCCTTTGACACTGGATACACTAACTG TACTTTTAcaagaaacaacaaaattaagaaatagaTCAGGAACTGCAACACCACCACCTTCTCCTACCAGTGGCCAAACAATACCACCTACACGTGCAGTATTGGATGTAGAGGGCTTAGCAACAGGCACTAGCGAAGTTTGCATTGCTACACTTCAAGTTCTAGCGCATTTGTTTAGCTGGATTGCTTTGACGGATCATATTACTACTAATTTATTGGATGCTGTATTTTCCTGTGCTAGATACCATGACACTATG AATGGCAAACAAGTAGAAATGGTTGTACAAGCTGTAACTACTATAAATGAACTTCTGTACAGACCATTGTGTTCTCCAAATGTGAcagaaagattattattagaaatatttcaaaatggagtaaatttatttcaacttATGGAACGTTTAGATTCCATAGATGAAAG TTATATGGGAAAAATGAcagaatttttacaattatttgtaACAAATCATCTAAAACGAGTTGAGTCATGTCCGAAATTTCCTGTGAATACATTATTAGAAGTTCTTTGTCATCATACGTTTCAACAATGTTCTACTGTAAATGGATATCTACGATGTTTAGATATTTGGACTGTTCTTTTGGAAAGTACACAGTCACAATATTCAGCAGTAGCATTAGCTTTAGCAGAAAGAGTACTTCAAAAAATGAGTTTTAAATTTAATGCACGAGCGTTAAGAGAACTTGACACAGAAAATTTAGATGAAAAT GAAGAAACAGAATGGCAACATTTTTTAAGGTGCAATATAGAATGCTTAGCAAAAGTGGCAGACGTATCACCTATTCCAGTGTTTACATTATTG TATCATTCTTGGAAAGAAGGCTTAATAGTATTCGGAGAATTGGGTACAGCAATAAGTaacaatcaaattattttactaaATGACACAGAAGCTTCCAATGTTCATGCTCATTTACGTGATTTGGCTTCTACAACTCAAACTTTAGCCAGATTATATTCTGTTTTTATCG GAGATCAATCAGCTATAGATCAATCTTTGGCAGAAGAAGTTGTTTCGCAAACATTAGATGCATGTATTTTTGCAAGAGATAATCAACTTTATAAAGCAGCATTACAACCAGCAACTATAGTACTAGATCTAATTGAGGT ACATTCACAACTCTTAGCTTCGCTTCAGGCATGGTGTCACTGGATAGCAAAAAGACCagaaaaaactaaagaaaCGTTATGCCAACGTTGTGTTAATTCATGTGTTTGGCCATTAACATATACCACTACACCTTGTGATTTACCACCACCTTTTAATCTAGTTCATTCTGCAACCCATCTCTTTCAAAGTATTACTGCCATTCTGAGACCCATATTGTGGGATCATACTActtttagaaatttaatttctatgaGAACATATCCATCTTTAAAACCTGACACCATAAAAGTATTGCGACGAGCATTAATTAATGGTATTATTTTACCAACTGGAGATGGAGCTATAAGAGAAAGGCTAATTG GCACAATGATAGGATCTTTGTCAGAGCCTCTAGGTGCACAAGGCCAACCTGTACCTTCtgattcaataatattaatgactATACCATCATTAACTCAATTATTAGAAGATTGTTCTTCTTCATCAACTACTATCAAAAAGATGTTGCATTCTAACTTAAAACCTAGTATCGACCGATCGTTAGAACTTTTACCATATTTGATAAGATATCATAATATATGCGAAGTGGTACTTAATTTTCTACATTCAGTATTTTTAGTATTGCAACAACAACTAGGTCCTGAATTTACACAAACTGCAGTACAAGGAATGTTACAGATTTATACcag AGAAAACATTTCTGCTGGACCTGCGTTAGATCAGttattggaaatattaatattagtaatatcgGCACCTACTAGTGCATTCAAAGCATTTATTCCATCAGTAACCAATTTATGTTTGGGTCATGTATGGCCTGCTGTTGGAAATGATCTTAGTGCTTTCCCTGATACtacaattgttttattaaaacttttttatag CATTCTGACACATCAATGGCAatacttttataatacatCGGTATTGCGTACACTTGGTCATCCAGATGAGGATGAACCTGTTGAACATAAAGAAGAATTAGTTGCAATTTTGGAAGCTTTTGGCCAAGCTTTATTGCAGCCAgatgttaatatatttcgtCAAAGTTTGCAAAGTCTTGAACAACTGAATGTAAGATGGCGATTATATCAAAGATCCATATTTAAAGTCCATCTActtgaaagatttttaatgGCCTTATTTACAGTTTTATTTCAACA atctcaCAATCTATTAGCTGATGAAATTGCAGCTGCTGTACATAGTTTAGCATCTGTTAATATAGGCTggttttttcaacattttcttcCTACATTTTTAAGTAGTTGTGAAGGCGTGGATGATATGCAAAGAGCTAcattattagataattttgACAAATCCACt GATCAACCGACGTTAACGAGGTCTGTTCTTCAACTTATTTCTGATTTACGATGTTATCAACTGTGTAGACCAGGTTAA